A genomic window from Bdellovibrio sp. SKB1291214 includes:
- a CDS encoding MBL fold metallo-hydrolase, with protein sequence MSIEIKNFFDPATSTMTYVVHDPASLDAVVIDPVWDYDPAASKFSNKSSEAVLAYIQEMNLQPKMILETHVHADHVTGAQFFKERFPEAPLCIGERITVVQKIWRDLYGLDEKSTDVHGKVFDRLFKDNETVNAGTISFKVLFTPGHTPACASYLFDNALFCGDTLFMPDSGTGRCDFPGGSAKELYHSITAKIYSLPETTRIFVCHDYQPGGRQILCQTSVADEKSKNIQLTSTTTEEQYVEFRTKRDATLPTPKLLLPSLQINIRAGHLPESDAHGKRFLKIPILT encoded by the coding sequence ATGTCCATTGAGATTAAGAACTTCTTTGATCCTGCAACGTCGACTATGACCTATGTTGTTCACGATCCGGCAAGTCTTGATGCGGTGGTGATCGATCCGGTGTGGGATTATGACCCGGCAGCTTCCAAATTTTCCAACAAATCCTCCGAGGCGGTACTGGCCTATATTCAAGAAATGAATCTTCAGCCTAAAATGATCCTTGAAACCCACGTTCATGCCGACCATGTGACGGGAGCACAGTTCTTTAAAGAACGATTCCCCGAGGCGCCACTCTGTATCGGTGAACGTATCACTGTCGTACAAAAAATCTGGCGGGATCTCTATGGCTTGGATGAAAAGTCCACAGATGTTCACGGAAAAGTTTTTGATCGCTTGTTTAAGGATAACGAAACGGTGAATGCGGGAACGATCTCTTTTAAGGTCTTATTCACGCCGGGACACACGCCGGCTTGCGCTTCATACCTTTTTGATAATGCTTTGTTTTGTGGTGATACATTGTTTATGCCGGATTCAGGAACGGGCCGTTGTGACTTCCCAGGCGGTTCAGCGAAAGAGCTTTATCACTCGATCACTGCAAAAATTTATTCTTTGCCAGAAACGACACGAATTTTTGTCTGCCATGATTATCAACCCGGCGGCCGTCAGATTTTGTGTCAAACTTCCGTCGCTGACGAAAAATCAAAAAACATTCAGCTGACGAGCACCACGACAGAGGAGCAATACGTAGAGTTCCGTACAAAGCGTGATGCGACTCTGCCAACACCCAAATTGTTGCTTCCTAGTTTGCAGATCAATATTCGGGCGGGACACTTGCCAGAATCAGATGCTCACGGCAAACGTTTTTTGAAAATTCCGATTCTGACTTAA
- a CDS encoding TSUP family transporter: MDLAPETYFLLFAVGIIAGTIDSIAGGGGLITVPALLSAGLPPAMALGTNKLQSTFGSFSATHYHYSKKTFDLSKIKALILFTFLGSAVGTFLIQSLDATLLNKAIPFMLMGFAVYFSLSPRLGDIDQHQRMPYAAFSIAMGSAIGFYDGFFGPGTGSFWALAFVSLLGFNLSKATAHSKVLNFVSNITSLVVFLMGGKIIWTVGLLMGVGQFIGARIGSHLVINKGARLIKPLLIAVSLIMSIKLLLS, translated from the coding sequence ATGGATCTTGCCCCTGAAACATATTTCCTTTTATTTGCCGTCGGTATCATCGCCGGCACAATTGACTCTATCGCAGGCGGAGGGGGTTTGATCACCGTCCCTGCGCTGCTCAGTGCGGGACTTCCTCCTGCTATGGCTCTGGGTACAAACAAGCTACAAAGTACCTTTGGTAGTTTCTCAGCAACTCATTATCATTATTCAAAGAAAACTTTCGATCTCTCGAAAATCAAGGCTCTGATACTATTCACGTTCTTGGGCAGCGCCGTTGGTACGTTTTTAATTCAATCTCTTGATGCCACTCTGCTGAACAAAGCAATTCCTTTCATGCTGATGGGTTTTGCAGTGTACTTTAGCCTGTCGCCTCGCTTGGGTGATATCGATCAGCACCAACGTATGCCATATGCGGCTTTTTCAATAGCGATGGGCTCGGCGATTGGATTTTACGATGGATTCTTTGGACCTGGTACAGGCTCATTCTGGGCTTTGGCTTTTGTAAGTCTTTTGGGATTCAATCTTTCAAAGGCAACAGCGCACAGCAAAGTTTTAAACTTTGTCTCTAACATCACTTCCCTGGTCGTATTTTTAATGGGTGGAAAAATCATTTGGACGGTAGGACTGCTTATGGGCGTTGGACAATTTATAGGAGCCCGTATTGGATCTCATTTGGTTATAAATAAAGGGGCACGTTTGATTAAGCCCCTTCTTATCGCTGTGTCTTTGATTATGTCGATCAAGCTTTTGCTTTCTTAG
- the acs gene encoding acetate--CoA ligase, whose protein sequence is MHKDVYPINPSLEKNALITPQKYKDMYQQSVQDPESFWAKEAERLHWFKKWDKVKNTSFKKPVSIKWFEGGKLNVSYNCIDRHLATKADKVALIWEADDINLKSKKITYKELHHEVCRFANVLKKMGVKKGDVVTIYLPMIVESVYAMLACARIGAVHSVIFGGFAPDSISDRVRDGKSKIIITADSGFRGGKSVPLKVNVDKAVEKASVVQKVLVVKYSGIDVQMKDGLDVWYHDMVQGVSDQCEAEQMDAEDPLFILYTSGSTGKPKGVLHTTGGYLLWASATHQYVFDYHDQDIYWCSADVGWVTGHSYIVYGPLANAATTLFFEGVPNYPTPSRFWQIVEKHKVNLFYTSPTALRSLMREGEKWVKDCDRSSLRILGTVGEPINPEAWVWYYEVVGDSRCPIMDTWWQTETGGFMITPMPGATPLKPGSATLPFFGVQPHLLTPEGQKIDGAGEGVLAIADSWPGQMRTVFGDHKRFEETYFSTYPGYYFTGDGCRRDQDGYYWITGRVDDVINVSGHRLGTAEIESALVAHQSVAEAAVVGYPHEIKGQGIYAYVTLKTGIAASEDLRKELVQTVRKEIGPIATPDLIQWAPRLPKTRSGKIMRRILRKIAENQPDQLGDITTLSEPGVVQELVDNRMNK, encoded by the coding sequence ATGCACAAAGACGTTTATCCTATCAATCCTTCACTTGAAAAAAACGCACTGATCACGCCTCAAAAATACAAAGACATGTATCAGCAATCTGTTCAAGACCCCGAAAGCTTTTGGGCGAAAGAAGCTGAGCGCCTGCACTGGTTTAAAAAATGGGACAAAGTTAAAAACACATCTTTCAAAAAACCCGTCAGTATTAAATGGTTCGAGGGCGGCAAACTGAATGTTTCCTATAACTGTATCGATCGTCATTTGGCGACGAAGGCAGATAAAGTGGCTTTGATTTGGGAAGCCGATGACATCAATTTAAAATCTAAGAAAATTACCTACAAAGAGCTTCACCACGAAGTGTGTCGCTTTGCGAACGTCCTTAAAAAAATGGGCGTTAAAAAAGGTGACGTGGTGACCATTTATTTGCCGATGATCGTGGAATCTGTATATGCGATGTTGGCATGCGCACGCATAGGTGCCGTTCATTCGGTGATCTTTGGAGGATTTGCACCTGACTCGATCAGCGATCGTGTCAGGGACGGAAAATCTAAAATAATCATCACGGCGGATTCGGGTTTCCGAGGTGGTAAATCTGTTCCTTTGAAAGTGAACGTAGACAAAGCCGTTGAAAAAGCCAGTGTTGTTCAAAAAGTATTGGTCGTAAAATATTCCGGCATCGATGTCCAAATGAAAGATGGCTTGGATGTTTGGTATCACGACATGGTCCAAGGAGTCAGCGATCAATGTGAAGCAGAGCAAATGGATGCGGAAGATCCTTTGTTTATTCTTTACACGTCTGGCTCAACAGGCAAGCCCAAAGGAGTTTTGCATACGACCGGTGGTTATCTTTTGTGGGCCAGCGCAACTCATCAGTATGTTTTTGATTATCACGATCAGGATATCTATTGGTGCTCGGCAGACGTGGGATGGGTGACGGGGCACAGTTACATCGTGTATGGTCCATTGGCGAACGCCGCGACGACTTTGTTTTTTGAAGGCGTTCCCAATTATCCAACCCCGTCGCGTTTTTGGCAGATCGTAGAAAAGCATAAAGTAAATTTATTTTATACATCGCCAACGGCATTGCGGTCTTTGATGCGTGAAGGGGAAAAATGGGTCAAGGACTGCGATCGTTCTTCGTTAAGAATTTTAGGAACGGTGGGAGAGCCCATTAATCCTGAAGCTTGGGTGTGGTATTACGAAGTCGTCGGTGATAGTCGTTGTCCAATCATGGATACATGGTGGCAAACCGAAACGGGTGGTTTTATGATCACGCCGATGCCAGGAGCAACTCCCTTAAAACCCGGTTCCGCAACATTACCATTCTTTGGCGTGCAACCACATTTGTTAACACCAGAGGGGCAGAAAATTGACGGAGCTGGTGAGGGAGTTTTGGCGATTGCAGATTCTTGGCCGGGTCAGATGCGCACCGTTTTTGGTGATCACAAACGTTTTGAAGAAACTTATTTTTCAACTTATCCGGGCTATTATTTCACCGGTGATGGATGTCGCCGCGATCAAGATGGATATTATTGGATCACGGGGCGTGTGGACGACGTCATCAACGTCTCTGGTCATCGACTGGGAACTGCGGAAATTGAATCTGCTTTGGTCGCACATCAAAGCGTCGCAGAAGCAGCTGTTGTGGGCTATCCTCACGAAATCAAAGGTCAGGGAATATACGCCTATGTGACTTTGAAAACCGGAATCGCGGCCTCTGAGGACTTGCGTAAGGAGTTGGTACAGACCGTTCGCAAAGAGATTGGGCCTATTGCGACTCCGGACTTAATTCAGTGGGCGCCGCGTTTGCCTAAGACTCGTTCTGGCAAAATCATGCGTCGAATTCTGCGAAAAATCGCGGAAAATCAACCAGATCAGCTGGGTGACATCACCACGCTTTCTGAGCCTGGAGTGGTTCAGGAGCTAGTAGACAACCGCATGAACAAGTGA
- a CDS encoding PAP/fibrillin family protein, translating to MKMRHFFQAILMTLSLGITSTSLAQENKDRITELKQQILDISRTAQGEYDGDDNDPTVRAKLDPLVDELITLVPKRTETEKLPQVVGAWKQVWADGPGGGSPGSGGALGAAIFQVVFPDGYYWNVAKNKIAGVESMGFLRGKFDIDVDKLNIEFTKSVGAPGWSAPGTESYMLAMRAEVGTYDSVPTPGPIGKKGFLANTYVDEDIRICRGGGDDFGTGTYLYVLERKSQF from the coding sequence ATGAAAATGAGACACTTTTTCCAGGCTATCTTGATGACACTTTCCTTGGGGATCACTTCAACATCCCTTGCCCAAGAAAATAAAGATCGCATCACCGAACTGAAGCAGCAGATTTTAGATATCAGTCGCACAGCTCAGGGCGAGTATGATGGAGACGACAATGATCCAACCGTTCGCGCAAAACTGGATCCCTTAGTGGATGAACTGATTACGTTAGTCCCAAAAAGAACAGAGACAGAAAAACTTCCCCAAGTTGTGGGAGCCTGGAAACAGGTTTGGGCAGATGGCCCTGGTGGTGGATCGCCTGGCTCAGGAGGGGCGTTAGGCGCCGCTATTTTCCAAGTTGTTTTTCCCGATGGTTATTATTGGAATGTTGCTAAAAATAAAATTGCGGGTGTTGAGTCGATGGGATTTTTGCGCGGCAAATTTGACATCGATGTTGATAAGTTAAATATCGAATTCACAAAATCCGTGGGCGCACCTGGATGGTCTGCGCCAGGAACTGAATCTTACATGCTTGCTATGAGAGCGGAAGTTGGAACTTACGATTCAGTTCCAACACCGGGTCCGATTGGCAAAAAAGGCTTTTTAGCAAACACCTATGTTGACGAAGATATTCGCATCTGTCGCGGTGGTGGCGATGATTTCGGCACAGGAACATACCTTTACGTGCTAGAAAGAAAATCGCAGTTCTAG
- a CDS encoding DUF6580 family putative transport protein produces MTTRMIILTVMVLAAAFSRLIPHPWNFTAIGAMALFGGAYFNDKKQSLLVPMAALALSDLVLGGFHNTTFFVYAGFALIVMMGWFLTEKKSVARIGGLSLAASSVFFLVSNFGVWIMGGMYAPTAQGLVECYVAAIPFFGNQVAGDIFFCAVMFGGYELVKKYALQPNAKLV; encoded by the coding sequence ATGACTACACGCATGATCATATTAACAGTAATGGTTTTGGCTGCGGCCTTTTCTCGTCTGATTCCGCATCCTTGGAATTTCACTGCAATTGGTGCCATGGCTTTGTTCGGTGGCGCTTATTTCAATGACAAAAAGCAATCGCTCTTGGTGCCGATGGCAGCGCTGGCGCTTAGCGATTTGGTATTGGGTGGTTTCCACAATACGACATTCTTCGTTTATGCGGGTTTCGCGTTGATCGTGATGATGGGTTGGTTCCTGACTGAAAAAAAATCAGTGGCTCGCATCGGCGGACTTTCTTTAGCAGCAAGCTCTGTGTTCTTCTTGGTTTCAAATTTTGGTGTTTGGATCATGGGTGGCATGTATGCACCAACCGCTCAAGGATTGGTGGAGTGCTATGTGGCTGCGATTCCGTTCTTTGGAAATCAAGTGGCAGGCGATATTTTCTTTTGCGCTGTGATGTTTGGCGGTTATGAGCTTGTTAAAAAGTATGCTCTGCAACCAAATGCAAAACTGGTTTAA
- a CDS encoding TolC family protein: protein MTIYSSLVWAEQPLSFQEALNLVKKNNADLQYSEETYKASKYTVESSKSGYFPQLSAALGYSQTGTSSDGAATATSSGDYSATLTASQNLFKGFADSSKVEQARGNARVSEAALRSTRSQVSYDLKSAFASAIYASDSVKISEDIVKRRNDNLRIVQLRFESGRENKGSLLLSQANYKQAQLDSLKAKHDVDTSQADLKKVVGIDSEETVLIKDDLPLTTPTSKEPDFKSIAMGTPNRETYEAQVAVSEANLRNTRSGFFPSLDLSATVGDYGQNFYPNTQDRWTLGATLTLPLFNGGRDYYATKSVTSQLYAAKSNLAGIDRSLLSTLKKAYKDYVEAVEQLAVNDAYVLAARTRADIARAKYNNGLMSFEDWDTIENDLINKTKQYLTSKRDRIIAEAAWEKAQGVGALL from the coding sequence ATGACGATTTATTCATCCTTAGTTTGGGCTGAACAACCTTTGTCATTTCAAGAAGCGTTGAATCTGGTCAAGAAAAACAATGCGGACCTGCAGTATTCCGAAGAAACTTACAAAGCAAGCAAGTACACGGTTGAAAGCAGCAAAAGTGGTTACTTCCCCCAGTTATCAGCGGCTTTAGGATACTCTCAAACGGGTACATCTTCCGATGGTGCTGCGACTGCTACTTCTAGCGGCGATTATTCTGCGACTTTAACTGCTTCCCAAAATCTATTTAAAGGTTTCGCTGATTCTTCAAAGGTGGAGCAAGCACGTGGCAATGCTCGCGTCTCTGAAGCTGCCTTGCGCTCCACACGTTCGCAGGTGAGCTATGACTTAAAGTCAGCGTTTGCCTCTGCCATCTATGCCTCTGATTCAGTAAAAATTTCTGAAGACATTGTGAAGCGCCGTAATGACAACTTGAGAATTGTTCAACTGCGTTTTGAAAGTGGTCGCGAAAACAAAGGCTCATTGCTTTTGTCCCAAGCCAATTATAAGCAAGCGCAATTAGACAGCCTTAAAGCGAAACATGATGTTGATACCAGTCAAGCCGACCTTAAGAAAGTCGTGGGCATAGACAGTGAAGAAACCGTGTTGATCAAAGATGATCTTCCTTTGACGACACCGACTTCTAAAGAGCCGGATTTCAAATCTATCGCAATGGGCACTCCCAATAGGGAAACTTATGAAGCACAAGTTGCGGTGTCCGAGGCGAATTTAAGAAATACACGTTCGGGATTTTTCCCAAGCCTGGATTTATCAGCGACGGTCGGAGATTACGGTCAAAACTTTTATCCTAATACTCAAGATCGTTGGACACTGGGGGCGACATTAACTTTGCCTTTATTCAATGGTGGACGTGATTATTATGCGACGAAGAGTGTGACTTCTCAGTTGTATGCGGCAAAAAGCAATCTTGCTGGGATTGATCGCAGTCTTCTTTCAACGTTGAAAAAAGCTTACAAAGACTATGTGGAGGCAGTTGAGCAGTTGGCGGTTAACGATGCCTATGTGTTGGCAGCTCGTACTCGTGCCGATATTGCTCGCGCCAAATACAATAACGGACTGATGTCCTTTGAAGACTGGGACACGATTGAGAATGATTTGATCAATAAAACCAAGCAGTATCTAACCTCCAAACGAGATCGCATCATTGCCGAAGCTGCGTGGGAAAAAGCTCAAGGTGTAGGAGCGTTGTTATGA
- a CDS encoding penicillin-insensitive murein endopeptidase, producing MKAVFLLSLIVLCFSGAFADSSWIDLSGPGHAVGPAQTRSIKNPDGTITNQYGSLQDGVLLPESGDGFIRVNSAETGWGAGMMISLLKNASAFYVEHFSPNYKVHIASIALEHGGPYGPHKSHQNGLDGDVYFMGQTKYESVLDENGMVTEKFNPQKNWDFWRILVSQQIDVNGKSPPAVYMIFIHPTLKTYLCEWAKAQGLLGNPLDREILRRLWPTVGHDTHFHLRLRCSPFYKDCIQQNEIADVTGCGD from the coding sequence ATGAAAGCGGTTTTCCTTTTAAGCCTTATTGTCCTTTGCTTCTCGGGTGCTTTCGCCGACAGTTCTTGGATTGATCTGTCGGGACCAGGTCATGCGGTAGGACCCGCCCAAACACGCAGTATAAAAAACCCTGATGGAACAATAACCAATCAATATGGAAGCCTGCAAGACGGAGTGCTTTTACCAGAATCCGGTGATGGATTTATACGAGTCAACTCTGCTGAAACCGGGTGGGGAGCGGGCATGATGATCTCGCTTTTAAAAAATGCCAGCGCCTTTTACGTAGAACATTTTTCCCCGAATTATAAAGTCCATATCGCAAGTATCGCCTTGGAGCACGGTGGACCCTATGGCCCTCACAAGTCCCATCAAAATGGATTAGACGGCGACGTTTATTTTATGGGTCAGACCAAGTATGAATCCGTCCTTGATGAAAATGGAATGGTGACTGAAAAGTTTAATCCTCAGAAAAATTGGGATTTCTGGAGGATTTTGGTTTCACAGCAAATCGATGTGAATGGAAAATCACCGCCTGCCGTGTATATGATTTTTATTCATCCCACATTGAAGACTTATCTTTGTGAATGGGCGAAAGCTCAAGGCCTGCTAGGGAATCCATTAGATCGAGAAATTTTGCGCAGGTTATGGCCGACCGTAGGTCACGACACTCATTTCCATCTGCGCTTGCGCTGCTCGCCTTTTTATAAAGATTGCATTCAACAAAATGAAATTGCCGATGTCACTGGATGCGGTGATTGA
- a CDS encoding YeeE/YedE family protein produces MEHIKNLRNWSALLVGFLFSIGLGISGMTQPQKVIAFLTWGPDWDPSLMFVMLGAVPIHAIVYFSIRNRKSPLFDKQFHLSQATEITKPLMVGSVIFGLGWGLAGYCPGPAVTSVGAGSMSAIIFTFSMLSGMLIYRIFERSKELRKKN; encoded by the coding sequence ATGGAACACATCAAAAATCTGCGCAATTGGTCGGCCTTGCTTGTGGGGTTTTTATTTTCCATAGGCTTGGGGATTTCCGGTATGACTCAGCCACAAAAAGTGATTGCGTTTTTAACTTGGGGACCTGACTGGGATCCAAGTTTGATGTTTGTTATGCTGGGCGCAGTACCCATTCACGCGATTGTTTACTTTTCGATTCGTAACAGAAAATCTCCGTTGTTTGATAAACAATTTCACCTCTCCCAGGCGACGGAAATTACGAAACCTCTGATGGTGGGAAGTGTGATTTTTGGACTGGGTTGGGGACTTGCAGGATACTGCCCCGGTCCTGCGGTCACCTCAGTAGGTGCGGGCTCCATGTCCGCAATTATTTTTACTTTTAGTATGCTCTCGGGAATGTTGATCTATCGCATCTTTGAAAGATCAAAAGAGCTCCGCAAAAAGAATTGA
- a CDS encoding 3D domain-containing protein, which translates to MKSIFIIFLASISGSYTLGACPGNIATTTLYNMDGLRRQGCKTGKGAGGECIIPYISIAADPDHNRMGTIIYMPSMRGKMVKLPNGQKKAHPGYFIIDDTGGAVQGTNKFDFFVGDPKVDKSSFSNDHLPDVQLVGPEKCLDTKKFKKIAKYTNRKTKTLNPKYKEAVRQMEDFWKAAKIKREDLQEVIEPSSAESSSGTSGGVN; encoded by the coding sequence ATGAAATCCATTTTTATAATTTTTCTTGCGAGTATCTCGGGCTCTTATACCTTGGGGGCCTGCCCTGGTAATATCGCAACGACGACTTTGTACAATATGGATGGCCTGCGCCGTCAGGGCTGTAAAACCGGCAAGGGTGCTGGTGGGGAATGCATTATTCCCTATATCTCCATTGCTGCAGATCCTGATCACAACAGAATGGGAACGATCATCTATATGCCCTCCATGCGTGGCAAGATGGTGAAGTTGCCAAATGGTCAAAAGAAAGCTCACCCGGGCTATTTCATTATTGATGATACGGGGGGCGCCGTTCAGGGCACCAATAAATTTGATTTCTTTGTTGGTGATCCTAAGGTGGATAAGTCATCTTTTAGCAATGATCATCTTCCAGACGTGCAACTTGTTGGTCCTGAAAAGTGTCTGGATACGAAAAAATTTAAAAAGATTGCGAAGTACACGAACCGCAAAACAAAGACTTTGAATCCAAAATACAAAGAAGCTGTTCGTCAAATGGAAGATTTCTGGAAAGCAGCTAAAATTAAACGCGAGGATTTACAAGAGGTCATTGAACCGTCTTCTGCTGAGTCCTCATCAGGTACTAGCGGGGGAGTGAATTGA
- a CDS encoding glutaredoxin domain-containing protein: protein MAKVLMYKKNPCPYCDRATTFMDNKGIKYDVIDLTDKPEEIDRIKNETGWRTVPIILINGKLVGGYTDLKALDEEGKLDQMLKE, encoded by the coding sequence ATGGCTAAAGTGCTTATGTATAAGAAAAATCCATGTCCATATTGTGATCGTGCGACAACCTTCATGGATAACAAAGGTATCAAGTACGACGTTATCGATCTTACTGATAAACCCGAAGAAATTGATCGCATCAAAAATGAAACAGGGTGGAGAACAGTTCCTATCATTCTGATCAATGGCAAACTTGTCGGCGGCTACACAGATTTGAAAGCTCTCGACGAAGAAGGCAAGCTGGATCAGATGTTAAAAGAATAA
- a CDS encoding tRNA dihydrouridine synthase, which produces MNSVKLGLHRPILDGKVNFPLCLAPMVGLTHVALREVMREYLPDGAYTIWPTEMLNSRRIPGENLETTPETMRAAHEPGLVPQILGNEEQAIADSVKRLIEWGAEAIDINMGCPVQKALKHNYGVALMGDPNYAAEVVRMTVKNSSVPVSVKLRAVGSTKELDELLTFVGGLRNSGASWVCLHPRTAAQKRRGWADWEQIKLLHAAVDFPVIGNGDVQTVEDAMMMLKETGCDMAMAGRGLAARPWMLWQLGEELGFAPPAGKGGLKAPRSAEEEGAEYGRVLIKLIERCRHYFGEDLAMRKVRFYVRTTSVWLAFGNALTGVCAKARNVDEMLEGVAKFFAVPHEMSLRTELRQ; this is translated from the coding sequence ATGAATTCTGTAAAGCTAGGTCTGCATAGACCCATTCTTGATGGCAAAGTTAATTTTCCTTTGTGTTTGGCCCCCATGGTGGGCCTGACCCACGTGGCTTTGCGTGAAGTGATGCGCGAGTATTTACCCGATGGTGCTTACACGATTTGGCCAACAGAGATGTTAAACTCTCGTCGTATCCCCGGCGAAAACTTAGAAACAACTCCTGAAACTATGCGGGCGGCCCATGAGCCGGGCCTTGTTCCCCAAATTCTTGGTAACGAAGAGCAAGCCATCGCAGACAGCGTAAAACGTTTGATCGAGTGGGGAGCTGAAGCTATCGACATCAACATGGGTTGTCCTGTGCAAAAAGCTTTAAAGCACAATTATGGTGTCGCCCTGATGGGTGATCCGAATTATGCAGCTGAAGTGGTGCGCATGACTGTCAAAAATTCCTCCGTACCCGTCAGTGTAAAACTGCGCGCGGTGGGTTCGACAAAAGAACTGGATGAGTTGCTAACCTTTGTTGGCGGTTTAAGAAATTCGGGGGCTTCCTGGGTTTGCTTGCATCCTAGAACTGCTGCGCAAAAACGACGTGGTTGGGCAGATTGGGAGCAGATCAAACTTTTGCACGCGGCAGTGGATTTCCCGGTCATTGGCAATGGTGATGTGCAAACCGTCGAAGATGCGATGATGATGTTAAAGGAGACGGGCTGTGACATGGCGATGGCGGGTCGCGGATTGGCGGCTCGCCCCTGGATGTTGTGGCAATTGGGTGAGGAACTTGGCTTTGCGCCTCCAGCCGGCAAAGGAGGCCTTAAAGCCCCACGCTCTGCAGAGGAAGAAGGCGCTGAATACGGACGAGTTCTGATTAAACTTATCGAGCGTTGTCGTCATTATTTCGGGGAAGACCTGGCCATGAGAAAGGTGCGCTTTTATGTGCGCACAACCAGCGTGTGGTTGGCATTCGGTAATGCCTTGACGGGAGTGTGTGCGAAAGCTCGCAACGTCGACGAAATGCTTGAAGGGGTTGCTAAGTTTTTTGCAGTTCCCCATGAGATGTCTTTACGGACGGAGCTACGTCAGTAG
- a CDS encoding class I SAM-dependent methyltransferase, translating to MKCVLCENPDSARFKVIKKPERSYYHCNSCDLIFMAPEDRMSAIDEKARYDQHQNEDQAGYRAFLAPLMKDVEEYTAKSGKSSNDMHLLDYGCGPTAFLGACFVSKDYQVTNYDLYYQPDQDALKKSYNIVTSTEVWEHFHNPKIDIETQLRTLKPGGLLAVMTSAHKGEAHFHDWHYRRDVSHVSFFSDKTMQWFAQKYNMKTVKAKSPYWVFKKQ from the coding sequence ATGAAGTGTGTACTTTGCGAAAACCCAGACTCAGCCCGTTTCAAGGTGATAAAAAAACCTGAGCGTAGTTATTATCACTGCAATAGCTGTGACTTGATATTTATGGCCCCTGAGGATCGCATGTCTGCCATCGACGAAAAGGCGCGCTATGATCAGCACCAAAATGAAGATCAAGCGGGTTACCGAGCGTTTTTAGCTCCGCTGATGAAGGATGTGGAAGAGTACACAGCTAAATCAGGCAAATCTTCAAATGACATGCACTTGCTTGATTACGGCTGTGGTCCCACAGCTTTTTTAGGCGCGTGCTTTGTCTCAAAGGACTATCAGGTCACAAATTACGATTTGTATTATCAGCCTGATCAAGACGCTCTAAAAAAATCCTATAACATCGTCACTAGCACTGAAGTGTGGGAGCATTTTCACAACCCCAAGATCGACATCGAAACTCAGCTGCGCACTTTAAAACCTGGTGGCCTCCTTGCAGTGATGACCTCCGCTCATAAAGGCGAAGCTCACTTCCATGATTGGCATTACCGCCGCGATGTTTCTCATGTCTCGTTTTTCTCTGACAAAACGATGCAGTGGTTTGCCCAAAAATATAATATGAAAACCGTCAAAGCTAAAAGCCCCTACTGGGTCTTTAAAAAGCAGTGA
- a CDS encoding YeeE/YedE family protein: MQENILMALGGGAVIGLATALFLILNGRVTGISGILNGLFTYNKSDYFWRLFFVIGMITGGIVLTLKNPAYFEPLPSRNSAMILMAGLLVGFGTVMGSGCTSGHGICGVARMSPRSIIATICFMITGMLVANFLRWIVGV; this comes from the coding sequence ATGCAAGAGAATATCTTAATGGCTTTAGGGGGCGGAGCGGTCATTGGACTTGCGACGGCACTTTTTCTGATTTTGAACGGTCGAGTGACTGGGATCAGTGGTATTTTAAACGGCCTTTTCACTTACAACAAATCGGATTATTTCTGGCGTCTGTTTTTTGTTATCGGCATGATCACGGGTGGCATAGTTTTGACACTTAAAAATCCAGCATACTTTGAACCGCTTCCCAGTAGGAATTCCGCCATGATTTTGATGGCCGGTCTGCTGGTGGGATTTGGAACTGTCATGGGGAGCGGCTGTACGAGTGGGCATGGCATTTGTGGAGTTGCGCGCATGTCTCCGCGATCTATCATCGCAACGATTTGCTTTATGATAACTGGAATGTTGGTGGCGAATTTTCTTCGCTGGATTGTGGGCGTGTAG